The ANME-2 cluster archaeon genome segment CCTCTTCCTTTCGTTCATTCGCACAGGCAGCACCCGTTCTCCTGGTCTGGTAAGTAGGCAATACGTCCACCATTTCTGAAAGGCTCCCGCGCCCCACTATCTCGATCAACCTGGCTGCCGCATAGATACCATCTGGGCAGAATGACAATCTCGGGAATATCCAGCTTCCAGATGGCTCACCCCCAAAACCGGCTCCGACCTGTTTCATTGCTTCTGCCACATAGACATCACCAACCCTGCTCCGTGTGACCTTTGCGCCGGGCAGGGCATCGTCCACCACCATTGAAGTGTCCACCGGCACAACAATACTATCAGCATCTTCACGGGCAGCAAATAGAGCCAGTAACTGGTCCCCACCGACGAACCTGCCCTTATCATCCACTGCCATCATCCGGTCTGCATCACCATCATGGGCGATGCCCAGATTAGCACCACAATCCTGCACAGTCCTCATAAGCAGTCCCAGGTTCGCTTCCTTAGGTTCTGGGTCACGTGCAGGAAAATGCCCGTCTAATTGTGAATTCAAGGCAAGCACCCGGCACCCCAGCATTCGAAGCAATATAGGTGTGATAACAGAACCTGCACCACTGCCGCAATCTACCACTACCCTGGGTGAATTTTCAAAGGGCGAAACCATGTCAATGATAGCCTTTATATGGTCTTCGACTCCCATTTCATAGAGACGGGACGTTCCGATGCCGTCCCAATCTGACAGTGCATAACCATTGGATTGAACAGCCTGTTCGATCTCACGTTGCTGCTGGCTGTCAAAGGCCATCCCGTCAGGATTCCATAGCTTGATCCCGATATCACTTGCAGGATTGTGTGAGGCCGTTATCATCACTCCCACATCAAAGTTCCTTGCTGCATATGCCAGAGTAGGTGTAGGTACCACACCCAGCCGCGTCACATGAACTCCGGCAGACATCAGGCCAGCCGATACAGCCTCTTCTATCATGATCCCTGCCACCCTGGGGTCCCGGGCAATAACTGCTCTTGACCTGCCCTTACCTGCGGCTTTACCGACATTCAATGCCAGTTGTGGCGTAACATCGACATTTGTCAACCCCCTGATACCTGATGAGCCAAACAGTTTCATTCTATCACCCTATTCCACGGTCACGCTCTTAGCAAGATTCCGTGGTTTGTCAATGGAACATTTTCGTTCCAATGCCGTATAATAAGCCAGCAGCTGGACAACCACGGTAGTAAGCAGGGGAGTTAAAATAAAATCCGTTTTTGGGACGGTCAGGACCACATCCACGTACTTGGCAATCTCTTCATCATCCGAATCAGCAATTGCAATCACCGATGCATCACGTGATTTTACCTCTTTGATGTTGCTGAGTATCTTGTCATACGTGTGGCCCTGCGGTGCTATGGCAACCACCGGTACATCTTCTGATATCAGGGCAAGGGGACCGTGTTTTAATTCGCCTGCAGCATACC includes the following:
- the glmM gene encoding phosphoglucosamine mutase; the encoded protein is MKLFGSSGIRGLTNVDVTPQLALNVGKAAGKGRSRAVIARDPRVAGIMIEEAVSAGLMSAGVHVTRLGVVPTPTLAYAARNFDVGVMITASHNPASDIGIKLWNPDGMAFDSQQQREIEQAVQSNGYALSDWDGIGTSRLYEMGVEDHIKAIIDMVSPFENSPRVVVDCGSGAGSVITPILLRMLGCRVLALNSQLDGHFPARDPEPKEANLGLLMRTVQDCGANLGIAHDGDADRMMAVDDKGRFVGGDQLLALFAAREDADSIVVPVDTSMVVDDALPGAKVTRSRVGDVYVAEAMKQVGAGFGGEPSGSWIFPRLSFCPDGIYAAARLIEIVGRGSLSEMVDVLPTYQTRRTGAACANERKEEVMAVVYSELSSMGEVNDIDGIRVEVDGGWVLVRPSGTEPKIRITAESRTDVDELFHAVCRIVKLAIGTTCD